In Pongo abelii isolate AG06213 chromosome X, NHGRI_mPonAbe1-v2.0_pri, whole genome shotgun sequence, one DNA window encodes the following:
- the LOC100456968 gene encoding small ribosomal subunit protein eS1-like yields the protein MVVGKNKHLTKGGKKGAKKKVVDPFSKKDWYDVKAPAMFNIRNIGKMLITRTQGTKIASDGLKGRVF from the coding sequence ATGGTGGTTGGCAAGAACAAGCACCTTACAAAAGGTGGCAAAAAGGGAGCCAAGAAGAAAGTGGTTGATCCATTTTCTAAGAAAGATTGGTATGATGTGAAAGCACCCGCTATGTTCAATATAAGAAATATTGGAAAGATGCTCATCACCAGGACCCAAGGAACCAAAATTGCATCTGATGGTCTCAAGGGTCGTGTGTTTTAA